The proteins below are encoded in one region of Sphingobacterium sp. R2:
- a CDS encoding RNA polymerase sigma factor yields MGIIRSYFYNKKLSSLDDALARCLLDREDGKAFVYKKYYGYLMAIIIRYVKQDVDAEELVNESFVRVFRKLESFNRDIDDENLEKSFRAWIGRIAANISIDFLRSKKQLYSVEDLGEGDMHTPAVQLDSRLEVNEIMRLLDQLPEIQKTIFNLYEIEGYSHDEIAQMLNIPDSTSRTYLTRAKQKLRKLYLNYTGVVQEIR; encoded by the coding sequence GTGGGTATAATTCGATCATATTTTTATAACAAGAAGTTATCGTCTTTAGATGATGCCTTAGCACGTTGCTTGCTAGATCGCGAGGATGGGAAGGCCTTCGTTTATAAGAAATATTATGGATATCTCATGGCAATTATTATCCGTTATGTAAAACAGGATGTGGATGCTGAAGAACTTGTGAATGAGAGTTTTGTTAGAGTTTTTCGAAAATTGGAGTCTTTTAATCGGGATATTGACGATGAAAATTTAGAAAAGTCTTTTCGAGCTTGGATAGGTCGAATAGCGGCTAATATTTCCATTGATTTTTTACGAAGTAAGAAGCAACTTTATTCGGTTGAAGATCTCGGAGAAGGTGACATGCACACACCAGCAGTTCAGTTGGATAGTCGTTTGGAAGTCAATGAGATTATGCGGCTGTTGGATCAGCTTCCTGAAATTCAAAAAACTATTTTTAATCTCTATGAAATTGAGGGTTATTCACACGATGAAATTGCCCAAATGCTTAATATACCTGATAGTACTTCACGTACTTATCTGACGCGAGCGAAGCAAAAACTTAGGAAATTATACTTGAATTATACAGGCGTAGTTCAAGAAATAAGATAA
- the lysS gene encoding lysine--tRNA ligase, translating to MSTVLSEQEQLRRQAMQSLLDMGIDPFPANEFVVNAHAADILENYDRDKLNYKNITLAGRIMSRRVMGSASFFEIQDSTGRIQAYIKRDDICPDENKDLYNVVFKKLLDIGDIVGIKGYVFTTQTEAIAVHVEQLTVLSKSLRPLPVVKSAEGKTFDAFTDPEQRYRMRYVDLIVNPGNKDIFIKRTKLFNAMRQFFNDAGYMEVETPVLQSIPGGAAARPFITHHNALDIPLYLRIANELYLKRLIVGGFDGVYEFSKNFRNEGMDRTHNPEFTAMEIYVAYKDYNWMMDFTERLLEHCASAVNGTTEVTFGTHKIDFKAPYKRISMTDSIKEFTGFDITGKSEDEIRIAAKGMGIDVNETMGKGKLIDEIFGAKCEGHYIQPTFITDYPKEMSPLTKKHRDNPSLTERFELMVCGKEIANAYSELNDPIDQRERFEEQLRLSEKGDDEAMFIDQDFLRSLEYGMPPTSGLGIGMDRLIMFLTDNASIQEVLFFPQMRPEKVARVAEIQDYEQEGIPAVWVPALQKMGFTTIEALKEANPNKVFNDLGGMRKKLKLDINMPTKDEVFAWFN from the coding sequence ATGAGTACTGTATTATCCGAACAGGAACAACTTAGAAGACAAGCGATGCAATCGTTGTTGGATATGGGAATTGACCCGTTTCCAGCGAATGAATTTGTCGTTAATGCACATGCTGCTGATATTTTAGAAAATTACGATAGAGATAAATTGAATTATAAAAACATTACCCTAGCTGGACGCATTATGAGCCGTCGTGTCATGGGAAGTGCTTCATTTTTTGAAATTCAAGATTCTACCGGCCGTATTCAAGCTTATATTAAGCGGGATGACATTTGCCCAGACGAGAATAAGGATTTATACAACGTAGTTTTTAAAAAACTGTTGGATATTGGTGATATCGTCGGAATCAAAGGCTATGTATTCACAACACAAACTGAAGCGATTGCAGTGCACGTAGAACAACTTACCGTTTTATCTAAATCGCTACGTCCGCTACCTGTTGTTAAATCTGCTGAAGGAAAAACTTTCGACGCCTTTACAGATCCTGAACAACGCTATAGAATGCGCTATGTGGATTTGATTGTCAATCCAGGTAATAAAGATATATTTATCAAACGGACCAAACTTTTCAATGCAATGCGTCAGTTTTTTAACGATGCAGGTTATATGGAAGTAGAAACACCAGTTCTACAGTCTATTCCCGGTGGAGCAGCAGCACGTCCATTTATAACCCACCACAATGCGTTGGATATTCCATTATACCTTCGCATTGCTAACGAGTTATATTTAAAAAGATTGATCGTAGGAGGATTTGACGGTGTGTATGAATTTTCTAAAAACTTCCGCAACGAAGGAATGGACCGCACGCATAATCCCGAATTCACAGCGATGGAGATTTATGTAGCTTATAAAGACTACAATTGGATGATGGATTTTACGGAACGTCTTTTGGAACACTGTGCATCCGCCGTCAATGGAACAACTGAAGTTACATTCGGCACGCATAAAATTGACTTTAAAGCCCCATATAAACGTATCTCGATGACAGATTCTATCAAAGAATTTACTGGATTCGATATCACTGGAAAATCTGAAGATGAAATTCGTATCGCTGCTAAAGGAATGGGTATTGATGTGAATGAAACGATGGGAAAAGGTAAATTAATAGACGAAATTTTTGGTGCGAAGTGCGAAGGCCACTACATTCAACCTACATTCATCACAGATTATCCTAAAGAAATGTCTCCTTTGACCAAAAAACATAGAGATAATCCTAGTTTAACAGAGCGTTTTGAGCTAATGGTCTGCGGAAAAGAGATTGCCAATGCGTATTCAGAGCTAAATGATCCGATTGATCAACGTGAACGTTTTGAAGAGCAATTGCGCCTTTCCGAAAAGGGGGATGACGAGGCAATGTTTATTGACCAAGACTTCTTACGTTCACTCGAATATGGTATGCCGCCTACTTCTGGACTTGGTATTGGAATGGATCGTTTGATCATGTTCCTGACAGACAATGCCTCCATTCAAGAAGTTCTTTTCTTTCCACAAATGCGCCCAGAAAAAGTTGCTCGAGTAGCGGAAATACAAGATTACGAGCAGGAAGGAATTCCTGCAGTATGGGTGCCAGCACTGCAAAAAATGGGTTTTACAACCATCGAAGCTTTAAAAGAGGCAAATCCAAATAAGGTCTTTAACGACCTTGGCGGTATGCGTAAAAAGCTTAAATTAGATATCAATATGCCAACGAAAGACGAGGTATTCGCTTGGTTCAATTAA
- a CDS encoding patatin-like phospholipase family protein yields the protein MKNILALDGGGIRGIIPAMVLVALEEKLQKQTMDTNARIASYFDFIAGTSSGGILTSILLYPEEGNPSQPKFSARDALNLFVNHGTEIFNASKWRHFLGGFGLVSELYSPIPLSNVLDKYFQNSRLSQLIKPCIITAYNIELRKNHFFRQQKAITHGEARDFYLKDVCRATSAAPTFFPVAEIYSLSKTRYPLVDGGVFAQNPSICALLEVLKAFNSTQINDMFMVSLGTGVSKTAYNYEHFKKNLAIQIGPALVDIMTSASSESTEFFIKQLFRSNGKQQNYLRIEPSNLSSINAALDAASMNNIQKLISLSDKMISENEDTLDYIVAHLIKEKNQKEKKNPWSKLMDKF from the coding sequence ATGAAGAATATTCTCGCGCTTGATGGTGGTGGTATAAGAGGCATCATTCCCGCAATGGTACTTGTAGCTCTAGAAGAAAAACTACAGAAGCAGACGATGGATACAAATGCTCGTATCGCCTCGTATTTTGACTTCATTGCAGGTACAAGTAGTGGGGGAATTCTCACCAGTATTCTGCTCTATCCGGAAGAAGGAAATCCCTCCCAACCAAAATTTTCTGCGCGAGATGCGTTAAATTTATTTGTCAATCATGGTACTGAAATTTTCAACGCTTCCAAATGGCGGCACTTTTTAGGCGGTTTCGGATTGGTCAGTGAATTATATTCCCCTATTCCTTTATCAAACGTGCTCGATAAATATTTTCAAAATTCGAGATTGAGTCAATTAATCAAGCCCTGTATTATTACAGCATATAATATCGAATTACGAAAAAATCATTTTTTCAGACAACAGAAAGCAATTACACATGGTGAAGCGAGAGATTTCTACCTCAAGGATGTCTGTAGAGCGACTTCTGCCGCACCCACATTTTTCCCCGTCGCTGAAATCTACTCCCTTTCAAAAACCAGATACCCATTGGTTGACGGCGGCGTATTTGCCCAAAACCCTTCCATATGCGCTTTACTCGAAGTCCTAAAGGCATTTAATAGCACGCAGATAAATGATATGTTTATGGTGTCGCTAGGAACGGGTGTTTCAAAAACAGCCTATAATTACGAACATTTTAAGAAGAATCTTGCCATCCAAATCGGTCCAGCACTAGTGGATATTATGACAAGTGCGTCTTCTGAAAGCACTGAATTTTTCATAAAGCAATTATTTCGAAGCAACGGTAAACAGCAAAATTATCTTCGTATAGAACCATCGAACCTTTCTAGCATCAATGCGGCGCTAGATGCTGCATCGATGAACAATATCCAGAAATTGATCTCGTTATCGGATAAAATGATTAGTGAAAATGAAGATACGCTGGATTATATTGTTGCTCATCTCATTAAAGAAAAGAATCAGAAGGAGAAGAAAAATCCATGGAGCAAGTTGATGGATAAATTCTAA
- a CDS encoding nucleoside recognition domain-containing protein, which translates to MALNYVWVAFFLITFAVALVKLIFFGDTEIFQQVVNSIFDSAKTGAEISLGLIGMMSFALGIMKIGEKGGMINIFAKVVGPFFHRLFPEIPKNHPALGSILMNFSANALGLDNAATPLGLKAMKELQELNPNKETASNAQIMFIVLNASSLTLLPISIMAYRKEAGAPDPSDVFLPILIATFFSTLVALILVAIYQKINLLNRVVLGYLGAMCLFIGGLLYYFSGLQQSEIEIFSKVFGNVILFSLFTSFIGLALFRKVNVYDSFIEGAKEGFEVSVKIIPYLVAMLVGIAVFRASGTMDYMVAGIAKGIALCGLDTSFVDALPVAFMKPLSGSGARGLMVDLMNAKGPMDFAARVACVIQGSTETTFYVLAVYFGAVGIKRTRHALPCALLAELAGVIAAIIISYIFFK; encoded by the coding sequence ATGGCATTAAACTACGTTTGGGTTGCATTTTTTTTAATCACATTTGCCGTAGCCCTTGTAAAACTCATTTTTTTTGGGGATACCGAAATTTTCCAGCAAGTTGTAAACTCAATCTTTGATAGTGCGAAAACAGGTGCCGAAATTTCCTTGGGACTGATCGGCATGATGAGTTTTGCCCTAGGCATCATGAAAATTGGTGAAAAAGGTGGAATGATTAATATCTTCGCGAAAGTCGTTGGCCCTTTTTTTCATAGATTATTTCCTGAAATTCCAAAAAATCACCCTGCGCTTGGCTCTATTCTTATGAATTTCTCGGCCAATGCGCTTGGTTTAGATAATGCTGCAACGCCTTTGGGACTTAAAGCGATGAAAGAACTGCAGGAATTAAATCCAAACAAAGAAACTGCATCGAATGCCCAAATCATGTTTATAGTCCTCAATGCATCAAGTTTAACACTCTTGCCGATTTCTATCATGGCCTATCGAAAAGAAGCGGGAGCACCAGATCCTTCAGATGTATTCTTACCAATCTTAATAGCGACATTCTTCTCCACTCTGGTCGCGTTGATTCTTGTAGCGATTTATCAAAAAATCAACCTGTTGAATCGTGTAGTTTTGGGATATTTGGGTGCCATGTGCCTGTTTATCGGTGGACTGCTTTATTACTTTTCTGGGCTACAACAATCGGAGATCGAAATATTCAGCAAAGTATTTGGAAATGTTATCTTATTTAGCTTATTTACTTCTTTCATAGGGTTGGCACTTTTCCGTAAGGTAAATGTTTATGATTCCTTTATTGAGGGAGCCAAAGAAGGCTTTGAGGTTTCCGTTAAAATAATACCTTACTTGGTTGCCATGCTTGTTGGAATTGCCGTCTTTAGAGCGTCCGGGACAATGGATTATATGGTAGCGGGTATTGCTAAAGGCATTGCCTTGTGTGGTTTGGATACGTCCTTTGTGGACGCGCTACCTGTTGCTTTTATGAAACCGTTGAGTGGCTCTGGCGCACGTGGACTTATGGTTGATTTGATGAATGCAAAAGGTCCAATGGATTTCGCGGCTCGGGTTGCGTGTGTTATTCAAGGATCCACGGAGACCACTTTTTATGTCCTTGCAGTATATTTTGGAGCGGTAGGAATTAAACGCACTCGACATGCGCTTCCATGCGCTCTACTGGCTGAATTGGCCGGAGTGATAGCTGCAATCATTATATCCTATATATTTTTTAAATAG
- a CDS encoding methylglyoxal synthase, translating into MKKTIALIAHDGKKPEMVAFVKDHQDLLERADIIATGTTGSYVRQTGLPVELKLSGPMGGDAQIAALAAEGKVDGIIFFRDPLGKHAHEPDIQMLMRVCDLYNVPLATNPATGSLIIEGLLEDVEA; encoded by the coding sequence ATGAAAAAAACAATTGCATTGATAGCCCATGACGGCAAGAAACCAGAAATGGTGGCATTTGTCAAAGATCACCAAGATTTGTTAGAACGCGCTGATATCATTGCCACAGGGACCACGGGTTCATATGTCAGACAAACTGGCCTTCCGGTAGAATTGAAACTAAGTGGCCCAATGGGAGGCGACGCACAGATTGCGGCATTAGCAGCTGAAGGAAAAGTTGATGGAATCATATTCTTTCGCGATCCACTAGGAAAACATGCACATGAACCTGATATTCAAATGCTCATGCGTGTATGTGATCTTTATAATGTGCCATTGGCAACAAATCCGGCAACAGGAAGCCTGATTATTGAAGGTTTATTGGAAGATGTCGAAGCTTAA
- a CDS encoding OsmC family protein — MNNEVIVSIGKIPYTTTVNYGKHQLTVDEPKDLGGEDEGINPVPLLLSSLGSCKAITVKMYADRKEWPLEEVLVRLTHEVQTSEQQQTTYIQCYISFKGDLDDVQKQRLFKIAEKCPVHKILANPIIITSNHL, encoded by the coding sequence ATGAATAATGAAGTAATCGTTTCAATAGGGAAAATTCCCTATACAACTACAGTAAACTATGGAAAGCATCAGCTAACGGTAGACGAACCAAAAGATTTAGGCGGCGAAGATGAGGGCATCAATCCCGTTCCTTTGCTACTATCCTCTCTAGGGAGCTGCAAGGCCATAACAGTAAAAATGTACGCTGACAGGAAAGAATGGCCCCTGGAAGAAGTATTGGTTCGTCTAACACATGAAGTACAAACGAGTGAGCAGCAACAAACGACCTATATACAATGCTATATTAGTTTTAAAGGAGATTTAGACGATGTCCAAAAACAGCGCCTATTCAAAATTGCTGAGAAGTGTCCTGTGCATAAAATATTAGCAAATCCGATTATAATAACGTCAAATCATTTATAG
- the coaA gene encoding type I pantothenate kinase, which produces MQLDPQIAIDSPFRSIKREDWKNLNGKVLHNFSTEDLETLHALNEPLTNQEIEEVYVPLSHLLEIHIDRFQSLHRRTNRFFGKEESKLPYIIGIAGSVAVGKSTTARVLQRVLSLLPSKPKVDLVTTDGFLYPNKQLIELGILNRKGFPESYDAKRLIHFLSAVKSGSPRIAVPVYSHLIYDVLPDEEQQIIEQPDILIVEGINVLQVNSQRPRKGHSVFVSDFFDYAIYVHASEKNLIEWYTNRFESLRETAFQNPASFFHKYANMTTEESQSMAVSIWNEINKPNLIKNILPTRYRADLILEKGGHHFVKNIKVRKI; this is translated from the coding sequence ATGCAGTTGGATCCACAAATAGCAATAGACTCGCCTTTTCGATCGATCAAACGTGAAGACTGGAAAAATTTAAACGGGAAAGTTTTGCACAACTTCAGTACCGAAGACTTAGAAACCCTTCATGCGCTAAATGAACCCCTGACAAATCAGGAGATAGAAGAAGTCTATGTCCCGTTGAGTCACTTACTCGAAATTCATATCGATCGTTTCCAAAGCCTTCATCGGCGAACAAATCGTTTTTTTGGTAAGGAGGAAAGCAAACTTCCGTACATCATCGGTATTGCCGGATCGGTTGCCGTGGGGAAAAGTACTACAGCAAGGGTATTGCAGCGTGTACTCAGTCTACTTCCTTCAAAGCCAAAAGTAGATCTAGTAACCACAGATGGCTTTCTTTATCCGAATAAGCAACTCATTGAACTCGGGATTCTTAACCGGAAAGGTTTTCCGGAAAGCTATGATGCCAAAAGATTAATCCATTTCCTTTCAGCCGTGAAGTCCGGTTCTCCAAGGATTGCAGTACCCGTCTACAGCCACCTGATCTATGATGTATTGCCAGACGAAGAGCAACAAATCATCGAACAGCCCGATATTCTCATTGTAGAAGGAATCAATGTATTGCAAGTCAATTCCCAGCGGCCGAGAAAAGGCCATAGCGTATTCGTCTCCGATTTCTTTGATTACGCTATTTATGTGCACGCCAGCGAAAAAAACTTGATCGAATGGTACACCAACCGATTTGAGTCACTTCGCGAAACTGCGTTCCAAAATCCAGCGTCATTTTTCCACAAATATGCAAATATGACGACTGAAGAAAGCCAGTCTATGGCCGTAAGTATCTGGAATGAAATTAATAAGCCTAACTTAATTAAGAATATTCTGCCAACACGATATCGCGCAGATCTGATTCTGGAAAAAGGGGGCCATCACTTCGTCAAAAATATCAAAGTCAGGAAAATTTAA
- a CDS encoding mechanosensitive ion channel family protein, whose protein sequence is MRKSISISFFIRMILLVALTASFVQFESFYKQKEIIRNIAYGLNTFLTASVLISIGHFILVKLYNSRNEQQIVRGNFVLGITRVATVCNVFFFIVSLMIAVGINPKDFITSMTIVAMAIAVIFREYITNMISGLIIMFSDQFSVGDRIKIGEYQGKIVDITLANLVVRDEDDDAVMIPNNLVFTATLVNKTSQKSNKIVVKFELPIDIAVAVEELECYLTPLFQQNPNLDHSKGFIIKVADIAKDYIKYKVEVSTISSSNKIHQQVQSRILNEILQFQRGKG, encoded by the coding sequence ATGAGAAAGTCAATTTCAATTTCTTTTTTTATACGGATGATACTGCTCGTTGCATTGACGGCATCATTTGTTCAATTTGAAAGCTTTTATAAGCAAAAGGAGATTATTCGAAATATCGCATACGGATTAAACACATTTTTAACCGCAAGTGTTTTGATATCAATTGGACATTTTATACTTGTAAAATTATACAACAGTAGAAATGAACAACAGATTGTCCGTGGTAATTTTGTACTTGGCATTACACGTGTCGCTACTGTCTGTAATGTGTTTTTCTTTATTGTTAGCCTAATGATTGCCGTTGGTATTAATCCGAAAGATTTTATTACCAGCATGACAATCGTTGCCATGGCGATTGCTGTAATATTTAGAGAATATATCACCAATATGATTTCTGGTTTGATCATCATGTTTTCCGATCAATTTTCGGTGGGAGACCGGATAAAAATAGGTGAGTACCAGGGAAAGATTGTCGATATCACATTGGCCAATCTTGTTGTACGAGATGAAGATGACGACGCGGTAATGATTCCAAACAATTTAGTATTTACGGCAACGCTAGTCAATAAAACTTCTCAAAAATCAAATAAAATTGTTGTTAAGTTTGAGTTACCTATTGATATTGCTGTTGCAGTAGAGGAATTGGAATGTTATTTAACACCTTTGTTTCAGCAGAATCCTAATTTGGACCATTCCAAAGGTTTTATTATTAAGGTTGCTGATATTGCTAAAGATTACATCAAATACAAAGTTGAAGTTAGTACGATTTCTTCCAGCAACAAGATACATCAGCAGGTACAGAGCAGAATATTGAATGAAATTTTGCAATTTCAGCGCGGCAAAGGTTAA
- a CDS encoding heavy metal translocating P-type ATPase, producing MKESNVHTELHVTGMHCANCAISIHKYLEKNGAKDIYIDFVADEVKFSDIPQEQIPMLVEGIESLGYKVIDGQDDKPSFWHSIEFKFFCCLIFTVPLWSHMFTAYPLLHDPYIQLCLCIPVYLIGFSYFGISALRSIWNKMPNMDVLILVGSTAAFIYSLIGTGYNLGHDYQFYETCATIITLVFLGNVLEKRAVKKTTSAIKDLIKYQNVDAIKIDGDQEITILAKEIKSGDILKVNTGNQIPVDGDILEGRGWVDESMLTGESMPVEKLKYDAVIGGTLLTEGNIRIVATKVGSKSVLYQIIQLIKDAQGKKPPIQKFGDKVAAYFVPIVVSISFFTFFITYFIAQLPLQQSLMNAIATLVVSCPCAMGLATPTAVMVGLGRAAKKGMLIRGGSTIEEMSELKQMVFDKTGTLTTGDFNIKAIQTFGIEQSQVESIIAQLESYSSHPIAKSIRKQLKEIKPFRIIFKEVNEIRGKGIFATDTNGNSYSICNAKLGSKDYSNRYDLTLTINEMVIAGIVLEDQLKPYAKELIQYLKDKGIRPILLSGDRQSKCERTAQKLGIADVYWDKSPEEKLEILYKLKKKGPTAMVGDGINDAPALTAADVGISLGDSTHVAIQSAKVILLNSDLRSIEKLLKIGHHTLLAIKQNLFWAFAYNIVAIPLAALGFLGPMVAALSMAFSNLIVIGNSVRLRFKKLK from the coding sequence ATGAAGGAATCCAACGTGCATACTGAACTACATGTAACCGGAATGCACTGCGCAAATTGTGCTATTTCAATCCACAAATACCTGGAAAAAAACGGAGCTAAAGACATCTATATTGATTTCGTAGCTGATGAAGTCAAATTTTCCGATATCCCCCAAGAGCAAATACCAATGCTGGTCGAAGGGATTGAGTCTTTAGGATACAAAGTAATCGATGGTCAGGATGATAAGCCTAGCTTTTGGCACTCCATTGAATTTAAGTTTTTCTGTTGTTTGATTTTTACCGTACCTCTATGGAGCCATATGTTTACCGCTTATCCTTTGCTCCATGATCCTTATATCCAGCTCTGCCTTTGTATACCTGTATATCTTATTGGCTTTTCCTATTTTGGGATCAGTGCGTTACGATCCATATGGAATAAAATGCCAAATATGGATGTGCTCATATTAGTCGGATCTACAGCAGCTTTTATCTATAGTCTGATTGGCACAGGCTATAATCTTGGGCACGATTATCAATTTTACGAAACCTGTGCTACGATCATTACATTGGTCTTTTTAGGAAACGTATTGGAAAAACGGGCTGTAAAAAAAACGACATCTGCAATCAAAGATCTGATCAAATACCAAAACGTGGATGCAATTAAGATCGATGGTGATCAGGAAATAACCATATTGGCCAAAGAAATTAAATCTGGTGATATTTTAAAAGTCAACACAGGAAATCAGATTCCTGTCGACGGCGATATTTTGGAAGGGCGAGGCTGGGTAGACGAGTCGATGTTAACAGGAGAAAGTATGCCCGTTGAAAAATTGAAGTATGATGCTGTAATTGGCGGTACATTACTGACCGAGGGGAATATTAGAATTGTCGCAACCAAAGTGGGATCTAAAAGTGTGCTCTATCAAATCATCCAGTTGATCAAAGATGCGCAAGGTAAAAAACCTCCTATTCAAAAATTCGGCGATAAGGTAGCCGCTTATTTTGTACCGATCGTTGTCAGTATCTCATTCTTCACTTTTTTCATCACATATTTTATCGCACAGTTGCCACTACAACAATCTTTGATGAATGCAATAGCCACCCTGGTTGTATCGTGCCCCTGTGCAATGGGATTAGCAACTCCTACGGCTGTTATGGTCGGCTTGGGTAGAGCTGCAAAAAAAGGTATGCTAATCAGAGGCGGAAGCACTATTGAGGAAATGTCCGAACTCAAACAAATGGTATTTGACAAAACTGGAACCCTAACAACTGGCGATTTTAATATCAAAGCAATTCAAACATTCGGTATTGAACAATCTCAAGTCGAATCGATCATAGCACAGTTGGAAAGTTATTCTAGCCATCCTATAGCGAAGTCGATCCGAAAACAGCTGAAGGAAATCAAACCCTTCCGTATTATCTTCAAGGAAGTTAATGAGATACGAGGAAAGGGGATATTTGCCACAGATACGAATGGGAATAGTTATTCCATTTGCAATGCCAAACTTGGATCAAAGGATTATTCAAACCGTTATGACCTTACATTAACAATTAACGAAATGGTTATAGCGGGTATTGTACTTGAAGATCAACTAAAACCTTACGCAAAAGAACTCATCCAATATCTCAAAGATAAGGGTATACGCCCCATCCTGTTGAGTGGCGATCGTCAAAGTAAATGTGAGCGCACAGCCCAGAAGCTTGGTATTGCCGACGTATATTGGGATAAATCACCGGAGGAAAAGTTAGAAATCTTGTATAAGCTTAAAAAGAAAGGCCCAACGGCCATGGTTGGTGACGGTATCAATGATGCGCCAGCACTCACTGCAGCGGATGTGGGCATTTCTCTTGGTGATTCGACTCATGTTGCAATTCAGTCTGCCAAAGTTATCCTACTGAATAGTGATCTCCGGTCCATTGAAAAGCTACTCAAGATCGGTCACCACACCTTACTGGCAATCAAACAAAATCTTTTTTGGGCCTTTGCATACAATATTGTCGCCATCCCGCTCGCTGCCCTTGGTTTCCTCGGCCCTATGGTGGCGGCCTTAAGCATGGCGTTTTCGAACTTAATTGTGATCGGCAATTCAGTCCGTCTCCGCTTTAAGAAATTGAAATAA